One segment of Thermodesulfovibrio sp. 3907-1M DNA contains the following:
- the hisB gene encoding imidazoleglycerol-phosphate dehydratase HisB yields MRKASLKRKTKETDIKIEFNLDGNGQADITTSIGFLDHMFELFAFHGKFDLTIEAKGDIHVDYHHLIEDMGIVLGKCIDKALEDRKGIKRYGFASIPMDEALTQVSLDIGGRAFLVYNVPFEGCIRDIDIGLFEEFFRAVVNNAKISLHVNVLYGKDLHHVVESMFKAFAKAIHEASRVVGESLPSTKGTL; encoded by the coding sequence GTGAGAAAAGCCTCACTAAAAAGAAAAACAAAGGAAACAGATATTAAAATTGAGTTTAACTTAGATGGAAATGGGCAGGCTGATATAACTACATCCATTGGATTTTTAGACCACATGTTTGAACTTTTTGCTTTTCATGGAAAATTTGATTTAACTATTGAGGCAAAAGGTGACATACATGTAGATTATCACCATTTAATTGAGGACATGGGAATTGTCTTAGGCAAATGTATTGATAAAGCTCTGGAAGATAGAAAAGGTATAAAAAGATACGGTTTTGCATCAATTCCAATGGATGAGGCACTGACTCAAGTTTCTTTAGACATCGGAGGCAGAGCCTTTCTTGTTTACAATGTTCCATTTGAAGGATGTATCAGGGATATTGATATTGGACTCTTTGAAGAGTTTTTCAGAGCAGTTGTTAACAATGCAAAAATAAGCTTGCATGTTAATGTCCTTTATGGGAAAGATCTCCATCATGTTGTTGAATCCATGTTTAAAGCCTTTGCAAAAGCAATACATGAAGCAAGCAGAGTGGTGGGAGAAAGTTTGCCATCCACAAAAGGCACGCTATGA
- the hisC gene encoding histidinol-phosphate transaminase, with product MNKLNPESITRKNIQKLKPYQAKEIPCKIKLDANESPFPVKLSDFISEINIPLNRYPDPEAILLRKALARKVKLSHKNIMPGNGSDELIYYLILTFGGPVLYPAPTFAMYGIIAQSVGVETVECSLDNNFDINEEEFLKLIKSKKPRLIFLSSPNNPTGNIFSTDKILKIIEFAQKNSSIVVIDEAYQPFSSEKGFLPFLKDYDNLLILRTLSKIGFAGLRLGYLIGEEKFLNEINKVRLPYNVDSITQYVVTEALNRFYPEIKKFISQIIKERQRLYRKLLRIQKVKVYPSEANFILLQVENSQNIYRKLIKFGILVRNLSSVINNALRVTIGTSEENEEFLKTLKRILEET from the coding sequence ATGAACAAATTGAATCCGGAATCTATTACAAGAAAAAATATTCAGAAACTGAAGCCATATCAGGCGAAGGAGATTCCTTGTAAAATCAAGCTTGATGCCAATGAATCTCCCTTCCCTGTTAAACTATCTGATTTTATTTCAGAAATTAATATTCCTCTAAACAGATATCCTGATCCAGAAGCCATTCTGCTAAGAAAAGCTCTTGCCAGAAAAGTAAAACTCAGCCATAAAAACATAATGCCTGGAAATGGTTCTGATGAATTGATCTATTACCTGATTCTTACCTTTGGAGGTCCTGTTCTTTATCCAGCACCTACCTTTGCAATGTACGGAATAATAGCTCAATCAGTTGGAGTTGAAACAGTTGAATGCAGTCTTGATAATAATTTTGATATAAACGAGGAAGAATTCTTGAAACTAATTAAGTCAAAAAAACCGCGTTTAATTTTTCTCAGCTCTCCAAACAATCCTACAGGAAATATCTTTTCAACTGATAAAATTTTAAAGATCATAGAGTTTGCCCAAAAAAATTCATCAATCGTGGTTATTGATGAAGCCTATCAACCATTTTCAAGTGAAAAAGGATTTTTACCATTTTTGAAGGATTATGATAATCTCTTGATTTTAAGAACTCTGAGCAAAATCGGATTTGCTGGATTGAGATTGGGATATCTCATAGGAGAAGAAAAATTTTTAAATGAAATAAACAAAGTAAGACTTCCCTACAATGTGGATTCTATTACCCAGTATGTGGTAACAGAGGCTCTTAACAGGTTTTATCCCGAGATAAAAAAATTCATCTCTCAGATTATAAAAGAAAGACAGAGGCTTTACAGGAAACTATTAAGAATCCAAAAGGTGAAAGTTTATCCATCGGAGGCAAATTTTATATTACTGCAAGTTGAAAATAGTCAAAATATTTACCGAAAGCTTATAAAATTTGGAATTCTTGTGAGGAACCTTTCTTCAGTTATAAATAATGCTTTAAGAGTAACAATTGGAACAAGCGAGGAAAATGAGGAGTTTTTAAAAACATTAAAGAGGATATTGGAGGAGACGTGA
- a CDS encoding DUF4410 domain-containing protein produces MKKFFTLFLIFTLFSLSGCASTGSIQPVESMNLQGKLSNYKTMNFEVTTTLNDRQDEVKELKEKLIEKAKEKGLDKKLVENPELKVVVNITNVSGVSTMGRLMFGALAGRATVEAQVELIDSAKGKITELKAEGKSSGGSIFAGTTSQALDKLAEQIIDYLVANM; encoded by the coding sequence ATGAAAAAATTTTTTACTTTGTTTTTAATTTTTACTTTATTTAGTCTGTCTGGCTGTGCATCTACGGGTTCAATCCAGCCTGTTGAATCTATGAACTTACAGGGCAAACTATCTAACTACAAAACGATGAATTTTGAAGTAACAACTACTTTAAATGATAGACAGGACGAAGTTAAAGAGCTAAAAGAAAAACTTATTGAAAAAGCAAAAGAAAAGGGTCTTGACAAAAAACTGGTAGAAAATCCTGAGTTAAAAGTGGTTGTTAATATTACAAATGTGTCTGGTGTAAGTACCATGGGTAGATTAATGTTTGGGGCTCTTGCAGGTAGAGCAACAGTTGAAGCTCAGGTGGAACTAATAGATTCTGCAAAAGGAAAAATTACTGAACTTAAAGCAGAAGGTAAATCCTCTGGTGGAAGTATTTTTGCAGGAACAACATCTCAAGCATTAGATAAACTTGCTGAACAGATAATTGATTATCTCGTAGCTAACATGTAA
- a CDS encoding complement resistance protein TraT gives MRNTKVFKALSGVVVLLLAVQLTGCGQMINAIEHSDMQVKLKMTDTIFLDPIAKAKNRTVFVAVNNTSDMQEVDTGMLQNLIASRLVSKGYQVVQDPSQAGYIIQVNVLYMDYYRQTGTKEGAVEGALIGAGSGALIGQSRDTSIALGLIGGVVGGLGGALIGKALKVETYAGVVDVELREKTDKPVTGQMVTNAQTGSSTTIQTKQEINTNWQIYRTKIVCTAQQTNIDKTEAARTIAERIASQIGGMF, from the coding sequence ATGAGAAACACAAAAGTTTTTAAAGCATTATCAGGAGTAGTAGTTTTACTTTTAGCAGTTCAGCTTACAGGCTGTGGGCAGATGATTAATGCTATTGAACACTCTGACATGCAAGTGAAACTTAAGATGACGGACACGATATTTCTTGACCCTATTGCTAAAGCAAAAAACAGGACAGTTTTCGTAGCAGTAAACAACACGTCTGACATGCAGGAAGTTGACACAGGAATGCTACAAAATCTCATAGCAAGTAGACTAGTCTCAAAGGGTTATCAGGTAGTGCAGGATCCATCTCAAGCAGGATACATTATTCAGGTAAATGTGCTTTACATGGATTATTACAGACAGACTGGCACAAAGGAAGGTGCAGTTGAAGGCGCTCTGATTGGAGCAGGTTCAGGAGCCTTGATTGGTCAGTCCCGAGATACGTCTATAGCACTTGGTTTAATTGGAGGAGTAGTAGGTGGCTTAGGTGGTGCATTAATTGGAAAAGCATTGAAAGTTGAAACATATGCAGGGGTAGTTGACGTTGAGCTTAGAGAAAAGACAGACAAACCCGTAACAGGACAGATGGTTACCAATGCTCAGACAGGCTCGTCAACCACCATACAGACAAAACAGGAGATAAACACAAACTGGCAGATTTACAGAACCAAGATAGTATGCACCGCACAGCAGACAAACATTGACAAGACAGAGGCAGCAAGAACTATTGCAGAAAGAATAGCATCACAAATAGGGGGGATGTTCTAA
- a CDS encoding tetratricopeptide repeat protein: protein MKKIIISFILTLVLSAVSYAQTEIDKCFNYFKAGDYHRAIESGKKAVKLYPRSVYAYFCLGIAYIETGDINLAIEALKKTEAYAVRDDELMVIYNNLGSAYSYKGDLDNALLYYSRSLDLAKKLGKRDFEATNLNDIALIFHKKGELDRALKYFEEALKLENNEKYKTHTYNNIAAVYCDKKDYKKAIEYFKKAIEINERHGDYHNSGKIMLNLGWTYLEIKDFENAYFYLDEGLKRVKKVGDKYWEAYGYRYFGRYYLNKEDRELAREYLNKAYNLYKSIGAEMDAQAVLLDLLEIASLEEKEKNKAVYGGIEIGSKGVKAMVLSISPSKEEGFYNVEEKFRKSINTGIITGVKETGVFSEEAIKETVDAVKELFNIIKGQYGVDEKNIFIAASSALVNVKNRDELSEKIKKLVGKDVFFITKQDEVFYNILGAVPQKFHSKALVIDIGSGNTKIGYIEGSQADSRIVSIEIPYGTVSFTELIQKDASTQKQMAQVAEKLIQKEVSQSLYRESQRKPALRNRNPVFMVGGIVWAMVTMLHPEKQDAFVKITHEEIERFYREIKKNPEKLLNLDLSKIKDENKRQWTSKQIQAVKDTFSKENLLAGASLLKGISDSLYIKGKEVYFSRYGSWLWGFIASSGVYLEQNKR, encoded by the coding sequence ATGAAAAAAATAATTATAAGCTTTATTTTAACTTTGGTTTTATCAGCTGTCTCTTATGCTCAAACAGAAATTGACAAATGTTTCAACTATTTTAAAGCTGGAGATTATCATAGAGCCATTGAATCAGGTAAAAAAGCTGTAAAACTATATCCAAGAAGCGTTTATGCCTACTTCTGTCTTGGAATAGCTTATATTGAAACAGGAGATATAAATCTTGCTATTGAGGCTTTAAAGAAGACAGAGGCATACGCAGTAAGGGATGATGAGCTGATGGTCATTTACAATAACCTTGGTTCAGCTTATAGTTATAAAGGTGATTTAGATAATGCTCTTTTATACTATAGCAGAAGCCTTGATCTTGCAAAGAAACTCGGAAAAAGAGATTTTGAAGCGACAAACCTTAATGATATAGCGTTAATTTTCCATAAAAAAGGTGAACTTGACAGAGCTTTAAAATATTTTGAAGAGGCATTAAAGCTTGAAAACAATGAAAAATATAAAACTCATACTTACAATAATATTGCAGCAGTTTACTGTGATAAAAAGGATTACAAAAAAGCTATAGAATACTTCAAAAAGGCAATTGAGATAAACGAAAGACATGGAGACTATCATAATAGTGGAAAGATCATGCTTAATCTTGGATGGACTTATCTCGAAATTAAAGATTTTGAGAATGCCTATTTTTATCTTGATGAGGGATTAAAAAGGGTAAAAAAGGTAGGAGATAAATACTGGGAGGCATATGGATATAGATATTTTGGACGTTATTATCTTAATAAAGAAGATAGGGAACTTGCCAGAGAGTATCTAAATAAGGCTTATAATCTTTATAAATCCATCGGAGCAGAAATGGATGCTCAAGCTGTATTATTAGACTTGCTGGAAATTGCTTCTCTTGAAGAGAAAGAGAAGAATAAAGCAGTTTATGGTGGAATAGAGATTGGATCAAAGGGTGTAAAGGCTATGGTACTTTCTATTTCTCCATCAAAGGAAGAGGGATTCTATAATGTGGAAGAAAAATTCAGAAAAAGTATAAATACTGGGATAATCACAGGTGTTAAAGAGACGGGAGTCTTTTCTGAAGAGGCTATAAAGGAAACAGTTGATGCTGTAAAAGAGCTTTTCAATATAATCAAAGGGCAATATGGAGTTGATGAAAAAAACATTTTTATTGCTGCAAGTAGTGCCCTTGTGAATGTAAAAAACAGGGATGAACTTTCAGAAAAAATTAAGAAGCTTGTAGGGAAAGATGTGTTTTTCATTACTAAGCAAGATGAGGTTTTTTACAACATTTTAGGTGCTGTTCCGCAAAAATTTCATTCAAAAGCCCTTGTGATAGACATAGGAAGTGGCAATACAAAAATTGGCTATATTGAGGGCTCTCAGGCAGACAGTAGAATTGTTTCCATTGAAATTCCCTATGGAACCGTTTCCTTTACAGAGTTAATACAAAAGGATGCAAGCACTCAAAAACAGATGGCACAAGTGGCAGAAAAATTAATTCAGAAAGAAGTTTCTCAGAGTTTATATAGAGAGAGTCAGAGAAAACCAGCTCTTAGAAACAGAAATCCTGTATTTATGGTTGGCGGAATCGTATGGGCTATGGTTACAATGCTTCATCCTGAGAAACAGGATGCCTTTGTAAAAATTACTCATGAAGAGATTGAGAGATTTTACAGAGAGATTAAGAAAAACCCGGAAAAGCTATTAAACCTTGATTTATCAAAAATAAAGGATGAAAACAAAAGACAGTGGACATCAAAGCAGATACAGGCTGTTAAGGATACCTTCAGCAAAGAAAACCTTCTTGCAGGTGCATCTCTTTTGAAAGGGATTTCTGATAGTTTATATATTAAGGGAAAGGAAGTATATTTTTCCCGATATGGTAGCTGGTTATGGGGTTTTATTGCCTCATCAGGAGTGTATCTTGAACAAAATAAAAGATAA
- a CDS encoding AAA domain-containing protein: protein MKDTQLVVDLIDHYLDFLSAEKNQFLIPEEPDNLVFLPENCIVDVLNGIKNKGYGNLDLLEVIRDEEIVARIKELIEKVKSEEESELKIAFAFPVIKIKDKKAYCALTKIKLETSEEKLIATSREFNRNLIEKVKEQSKSDNKDSISIPKEKDDSKRDFEFYLKMMEILAGLSHLHLITLPELLSEGLIVLSMLNSVKEIRAKLVSDKLQENILQDENQRKNLDGLEEDKIGIIYLYQDERFTKKIADDLSKLKQKLDEETKNKISQLWNFESERQANKSEIKNIAILDYELTKSQREAYESMINKRFSLIEGPPGTGKTHLIATFAADMILEGKKTVITSTNNRAVDNVYKKLKEFDCKIERHLKTGKILHGYVRLGSSNYIKDFVEYLFDFVNEVKQIPPWSIEESFNLLAEEVEILKKFIEKYLLLQNFSTTEFELFFTDQQSMKNFVQEHLLTLNFLLDRLNQWNANLFPFSLFFGKKYKESLAEFCHERGLVLPALKDRKYLTCREIYNREKHTISLLPRVCELNCIREEFEDLAEKLQRIVNENTDSMEKLFEKVRKLYFIRKRELNYWELAKNKQWLNDIEKKKNSIEEGKFWGSEDIIFKFAPVVITTALTSTNVCKQEVDLIDYVIVDEAAQTLFCYVFPLFIRGKIFIAIGDDNQLGPVITNRDYIQIPQDMKPYLTYDKTAYYVIKEITKEKYIGLKEHFRCARTIIEFCDALINYGLRVETKEDRLAIKNSKISMLFEKNLTFIDVKGISKGNRSKYNEKEIRVISEIISDLQMEIDLKQVGVIAPYRLQVEKLRNSLRNLRDLTIGTVHTFQGEERDVIILSCVCAKTEEFQRSRLLKDKKLMNVAVSRARKHLIVVGNKDAIENIADDDFPIKALLKHISVNGTIVLR from the coding sequence TTGAAAGACACACAGCTGGTAGTTGATTTAATTGACCACTATCTGGATTTTCTGTCCGCTGAAAAGAATCAATTTCTCATACCAGAAGAGCCTGATAATTTAGTCTTTCTGCCTGAAAACTGCATTGTTGATGTTTTAAATGGTATTAAAAACAAGGGATATGGAAATCTTGATCTATTGGAAGTAATTAGAGATGAGGAAATAGTAGCAAGGATTAAAGAGTTGATTGAAAAGGTCAAATCAGAAGAAGAATCTGAGCTAAAAATAGCTTTCGCTTTTCCTGTGATAAAGATTAAAGATAAAAAAGCTTACTGTGCTCTGACAAAAATAAAACTGGAAACATCTGAAGAGAAATTGATTGCTACCTCAAGGGAGTTCAATAGAAATCTCATAGAGAAAGTAAAGGAACAGTCAAAATCTGACAATAAAGACTCAATATCTATCCCTAAAGAAAAAGATGACAGCAAGAGAGATTTTGAGTTCTACTTAAAAATGATGGAGATACTTGCAGGATTAAGTCATCTTCATTTAATAACACTTCCTGAACTTCTCTCCGAAGGTTTGATTGTATTGTCAATGCTGAATAGTGTTAAAGAGATTAGAGCAAAGTTAGTTTCAGATAAGCTTCAGGAAAATATTTTACAGGATGAGAATCAGAGAAAAAACTTAGATGGCCTTGAGGAAGATAAGATTGGCATTATATACCTATATCAGGATGAACGATTTACAAAGAAGATTGCCGATGATTTAAGTAAGTTGAAGCAAAAACTTGATGAAGAGACTAAAAATAAAATATCTCAGCTATGGAATTTTGAAAGTGAAAGACAAGCTAATAAGAGTGAGATAAAAAATATTGCTATTCTTGATTACGAGCTTACAAAATCTCAGCGAGAGGCATACGAAAGCATGATAAATAAACGATTTTCTCTTATTGAAGGACCGCCAGGAACAGGCAAAACTCACCTTATTGCTACCTTTGCAGCAGATATGATTCTTGAAGGTAAAAAAACAGTGATAACGAGCACAAACAACAGAGCAGTTGACAATGTTTATAAAAAGCTTAAGGAGTTTGACTGTAAAATAGAAAGACATCTTAAAACAGGAAAAATTCTTCATGGATATGTAAGGCTTGGAAGCAGTAACTATATAAAAGACTTCGTTGAGTATTTATTTGACTTTGTTAATGAAGTTAAACAGATTCCTCCCTGGAGTATTGAAGAGAGTTTTAATTTGCTTGCCGAAGAAGTTGAGATTTTAAAAAAGTTTATAGAAAAATATCTGCTACTACAAAATTTTTCTACCACTGAATTTGAACTTTTTTTCACAGACCAGCAATCAATGAAAAATTTTGTTCAAGAGCACTTACTAACCCTTAATTTCCTCCTTGACAGGCTTAATCAATGGAATGCCAACTTATTTCCCTTTTCTCTATTCTTCGGCAAAAAATACAAGGAATCGCTCGCTGAATTTTGCCATGAGAGAGGATTGGTTCTGCCAGCATTAAAAGATAGAAAATACTTAACCTGTAGAGAAATCTACAATCGTGAAAAGCATACAATAAGTCTCCTGCCCAGAGTATGTGAATTAAATTGTATTAGGGAAGAGTTTGAAGATCTTGCTGAAAAACTACAAAGGATTGTCAATGAAAACACAGATAGCATGGAAAAACTCTTTGAAAAGGTTAGAAAGCTTTACTTTATCAGAAAAAGAGAGCTTAACTACTGGGAGTTGGCTAAAAATAAGCAGTGGCTTAACGACATTGAAAAGAAAAAGAATTCCATAGAAGAAGGAAAGTTCTGGGGGTCAGAGGATATAATATTTAAATTTGCACCAGTTGTAATCACCACTGCTCTCACATCTACCAATGTTTGCAAACAGGAAGTAGATTTAATTGATTATGTAATAGTTGATGAAGCAGCCCAAACACTTTTCTGCTATGTATTTCCTTTATTTATTAGAGGTAAGATTTTCATTGCCATTGGAGATGACAATCAGCTTGGTCCGGTTATAACAAATAGAGACTACATCCAGATACCTCAAGATATGAAGCCATACCTTACATACGATAAAACTGCTTACTATGTTATAAAAGAAATAACCAAAGAAAAATATATAGGATTAAAGGAGCATTTCAGATGTGCAAGAACTATAATTGAGTTCTGTGATGCTCTGATCAACTATGGATTGAGAGTTGAGACAAAGGAGGACAGATTAGCTATAAAAAATTCTAAAATATCAATGCTTTTTGAGAAAAATCTTACATTCATTGATGTAAAGGGTATTTCAAAGGGTAATAGAAGTAAGTATAACGAAAAAGAGATTAGAGTGATCTCTGAGATAATAAGTGATTTACAAATGGAGATAGACTTAAAACAGGTAGGAGTTATTGCCCCTTATAGATTACAGGTTGAGAAGTTGAGAAACAGTCTTAGAAATTTGAGAGATCTCACTATTGGAACAGTTCATACATTTCAGGGAGAGGAGAGGGATGTAATAATCTTAAGTTGCGTATGTGCAAAGACAGAAGAGTTTCAGAGAAGCCGACTACTTAAGGACAAAAAACTCATGAATGTAGCAGTCTCCAGGGCAAGAAAACATCTCATTGTTGTAGGCAATAAAGATGCCATTGAAAACATAGCTGATGACGACTTTCCAATAAAGGCTTTATTGAAGCATATCTCAGTAAATGGAACGATTGTATTGAGGTAA
- the ilvC gene encoding ketol-acid reductoisomerase has protein sequence MKIYYDVDVNTDVLKGKKIAIIGYGSQGHAHANNLRDSGFDVIVGLRKGKSWQKAENAGLTVMTVSEASKVADVIMILTPDELQPELYKTEIEPNIKKGAFLAFAHGFNIHFGQIVPPEDINVFMVAPKGPGHLVRSEYLKGMGVPCLMAVHQDPSGITKDVALAYAVGIGGGRAGIIETTFKDETETDLFGEQVVLCGGLTALITAAYETLVEAGYPPELAYFECLHEVKLIADLIYEGGISTMRYSISNTAQYGDLTRGPRIINESVKAEMKKILEEIQNGSFAKEWILECKVGKPTFNALTKKGEEHPIEKVGEKLRAMMPWLKTSKLVDKSKA, from the coding sequence ATGAAGATTTATTATGATGTTGATGTAAACACAGATGTACTTAAAGGTAAAAAAATTGCAATAATAGGATACGGCAGTCAAGGACATGCTCATGCAAATAATCTTCGTGACAGCGGATTTGATGTAATCGTTGGACTAAGAAAAGGCAAAAGCTGGCAAAAAGCTGAAAATGCCGGGCTAACTGTTATGACAGTCTCCGAAGCCTCAAAGGTAGCAGATGTAATAATGATTCTTACGCCCGATGAACTCCAGCCAGAGCTTTACAAAACAGAAATAGAGCCAAATATCAAAAAGGGTGCTTTTCTTGCCTTTGCCCATGGATTTAACATTCACTTTGGGCAGATAGTTCCCCCAGAGGATATAAATGTTTTCATGGTTGCTCCAAAAGGGCCCGGACATCTTGTAAGAAGTGAATATTTAAAGGGAATGGGTGTTCCATGTCTTATGGCAGTTCATCAAGACCCTTCAGGAATAACAAAAGATGTTGCCCTTGCATATGCAGTGGGTATTGGCGGTGGAAGAGCAGGAATTATTGAGACAACATTTAAGGATGAAACAGAAACTGATCTTTTTGGTGAACAGGTTGTTCTATGCGGTGGTTTGACTGCTCTTATAACTGCAGCTTATGAAACACTGGTTGAAGCGGGGTATCCTCCTGAGCTTGCCTATTTTGAGTGTCTCCATGAAGTAAAACTCATTGCAGACTTAATTTATGAAGGTGGCATATCAACAATGCGTTATTCAATAAGTAATACTGCCCAGTATGGAGACTTAACCCGTGGACCAAGGATTATCAACGAATCTGTAAAAGCTGAAATGAAAAAAATTCTTGAAGAAATCCAGAATGGCAGTTTTGCTAAAGAATGGATCCTTGAATGCAAAGTTGGTAAACCCACATTCAATGCTCTTACTAAGAAGGGAGAGGAACATCCTATTGAAAAGGTTGGAGAAAAATTAAGAGCAATGATGCCATGGCTTAAAACTTCAAAGCTTGTGGATAAATCAAAAGCATGA
- a CDS encoding phosphatidylserine decarboxylase family protein, protein MIRKEVIPYVAGGLFLSSFFYLLWLEPLAIACLVICLFFLYFFRDPERNPPADPDCVVSPADGKVIEIRQSSESFCPNGYAEISIFMSPLDVHVNRAPFDGVVKEIIYTPGKFFSAFKEKAYRENENIKIKLETSYGDIVVRQVAGSIARRAVCWVKEGESLKKGERFGMIKFSSRVDVCLPSSFKIQVKVGDKVKAGQTIIALLQ, encoded by the coding sequence ATGATCAGGAAAGAAGTAATACCCTATGTTGCTGGGGGATTATTCTTAAGCTCCTTTTTTTACCTTTTATGGTTAGAACCTCTGGCAATTGCGTGTCTTGTCATCTGTTTATTTTTTCTTTATTTTTTCCGTGATCCTGAAAGAAATCCACCAGCAGACCCTGACTGTGTAGTTTCTCCTGCTGATGGCAAGGTAATAGAGATAAGACAGAGCAGTGAAAGTTTCTGTCCTAATGGTTACGCAGAAATCAGCATATTCATGTCACCCCTTGATGTTCATGTTAACAGAGCGCCCTTTGACGGGGTTGTAAAGGAAATAATTTATACGCCCGGGAAGTTTTTCTCAGCCTTTAAAGAGAAGGCTTACAGAGAGAATGAAAACATAAAAATAAAACTTGAGACTTCCTATGGAGATATAGTCGTAAGGCAGGTTGCGGGTTCTATTGCACGAAGGGCGGTATGCTGGGTAAAAGAAGGAGAAAGCCTTAAAAAAGGAGAAAGATTTGGCATGATAAAGTTCAGTTCCAGAGTTGATGTCTGTCTTCCATCTTCTTTTAAAATTCAAGTGAAAGTGGGAGATAAAGTTAAAGCTGGACAGACAATAATTGCATTGTTACAGTAA
- the pssA gene encoding CDP-diacylglycerol--serine O-phosphatidyltransferase, whose product MVKAKKKIRDPDKKPRKGVYILPNALTLCGMFFGFYAIITAINGKFIHSAWAIILANIFDGLDGWVARLTRTTTRFGVELDSLSDLVAFGVAPAILIYKWALFDFGRVGFAIAFLFAACGALRLARFNIQVGGTKSFKGLPIPGAATMLAATVIFCQEILNFTPQKNLIFPVLTFILSFMMVSNLKFHGLKEVDFKEKKPFWILLFFILLIFFIVIHPPFAVFILASLYVISGIIENIIILIKKGRQNALHFSEGISPKESKFEVQNEKDKNI is encoded by the coding sequence ATGGTAAAAGCAAAAAAGAAAATAAGAGATCCGGATAAAAAACCCAGAAAAGGCGTTTACATTCTTCCAAATGCACTTACACTTTGCGGTATGTTTTTTGGCTTTTATGCAATAATAACAGCAATAAATGGAAAGTTTATTCATTCTGCGTGGGCAATAATTCTTGCAAATATATTTGACGGACTTGATGGATGGGTTGCAAGACTTACAAGAACAACCACACGATTCGGTGTTGAGCTTGATTCTCTTTCAGACCTCGTTGCTTTCGGCGTTGCTCCTGCAATTCTTATATACAAATGGGCACTTTTTGATTTTGGAAGAGTGGGATTTGCAATAGCTTTTTTGTTTGCTGCCTGCGGAGCTTTAAGGCTTGCAAGATTTAATATTCAAGTTGGAGGCACAAAATCATTTAAAGGTCTACCAATACCGGGCGCTGCTACAATGCTTGCTGCTACAGTTATTTTCTGTCAGGAAATACTAAACTTTACTCCCCAAAAAAATTTAATTTTTCCTGTGCTTACATTTATTTTGTCTTTTATGATGGTTAGCAATCTTAAATTCCATGGACTGAAAGAGGTTGACTTTAAGGAAAAAAAGCCATTTTGGATACTTCTGTTTTTTATTCTTTTGATTTTCTTCATCGTAATCCATCCGCCTTTTGCCGTATTCATACTTGCAAGCCTTTATGTTATTTCAGGTATAATTGAAAATATAATAATTTTAATTAAAAAAGGAAGACAAAATGCTTTGCATTTTTCTGAGGGCATAAGCCCGAAAGAATCAAAATTTGAGGTGCAGAATGAGAAGGATAAAAATATTTGA